One genomic segment of SAR324 cluster bacterium includes these proteins:
- a CDS encoding 3-oxoacyl-ACP reductase, with product MSDFLLELGKNPQARKWIKSLGLPIPMPQALERDQDSWKVRILANQQAGIYVAAGSFAASEIATTLAEAGASLHVAGDSKSLTAFNEPTEAYGQPIQKLDISGKPAENQKFKVLVFDATGISSPEEFKQVYDFFHPLATKMEKSGRIVIVGCNPSSIKADISRASVQGALSGFTRSIAKEIGNNGSIAQLIYVSEDCVSRLPGALRFFMSPRSAYISGQPVTLSNTAKASKDKPAWTSQLDGKVALVTGAARGIGAATAKILAREGARVVCLDRPADDGPASQLAREINGDVLLVDVTQADAPQQISDYLKKTYGGVDIVVHNAGITRDKTIARMTPEYWNQAVDVNLGAVLRITEQLLKGTLRDEGRIICLSSIAGIAGNRGQTNYSASKAGIIGFVRHLSNLVADRGITVNAIAPGFIETRLTEAIPVAIREVGRRMNNLGQGGQPEDVGQAIAFLATPGAQGVTGEVIRVCGGAILGA from the coding sequence ATGAGTGATTTCTTACTTGAGCTAGGCAAAAATCCACAAGCACGGAAATGGATTAAATCTCTTGGTCTGCCAATTCCCATGCCACAGGCACTTGAGCGCGATCAAGACTCGTGGAAAGTTCGAATACTGGCCAATCAGCAGGCTGGCATTTATGTGGCCGCAGGAAGTTTTGCCGCCTCGGAAATTGCCACGACGCTGGCAGAAGCCGGAGCGTCCCTGCATGTAGCGGGCGACTCAAAAAGCCTGACGGCCTTCAACGAACCTACAGAAGCTTACGGACAACCCATCCAGAAACTCGATATTTCCGGAAAACCCGCGGAAAATCAAAAATTCAAGGTTCTTGTTTTTGACGCAACCGGCATTTCTTCTCCTGAAGAATTCAAACAGGTGTATGATTTTTTTCATCCGCTTGCGACCAAAATGGAAAAATCAGGGAGAATCGTGATCGTAGGATGCAATCCGTCCAGCATCAAAGCCGACATCTCACGGGCTTCCGTGCAGGGGGCCTTGAGCGGATTCACCCGCAGTATTGCCAAGGAAATCGGCAATAATGGTTCCATCGCTCAACTGATTTATGTTTCCGAAGATTGTGTTTCACGACTGCCTGGCGCCTTACGTTTTTTCATGTCGCCCCGATCCGCGTATATCTCAGGGCAACCTGTCACACTCAGCAATACGGCTAAGGCCTCCAAAGACAAACCCGCCTGGACTTCACAACTCGATGGAAAGGTCGCACTGGTGACAGGCGCGGCCCGAGGGATTGGTGCCGCCACCGCAAAAATTCTGGCACGGGAAGGTGCAAGAGTCGTGTGTCTTGACCGACCGGCAGATGATGGACCAGCCAGTCAGCTTGCCCGTGAAATCAATGGTGATGTTCTGCTGGTGGATGTCACTCAAGCGGATGCGCCTCAGCAAATTTCAGATTATCTGAAAAAAACGTATGGTGGTGTGGATATTGTTGTTCATAACGCGGGCATCACCCGTGACAAAACCATTGCCAGAATGACTCCTGAATATTGGAATCAGGCTGTCGATGTCAATCTCGGCGCTGTCCTGAGGATCACGGAACAATTGCTGAAAGGCACTCTCAGAGATGAAGGACGGATCATTTGTCTGTCTTCTATTGCAGGGATTGCCGGCAATCGGGGACAAACCAACTATTCTGCCTCAAAAGCGGGAATTATCGGATTCGTCCGGCATTTGTCCAATCTGGTGGCTGATCGAGGAATCACCGTCAACGCGATCGCACCGGGATTCATTGAGACTCGCCTGACAGAGGCTATTCCGGTAGCGATCCGTGAAGTGGGTCGCCGTATGAACAATCTGGGGCAAGGCGGCCAACCGGAAGACGTAGGACAGGCCATTGCTTTTCTGGCCACACCGGGAGCCCAGGGCGTTACCGGGGAAGTGATCCGAGTGTGTGGTGGTGCAATTTTGGGGGCTTGA
- a CDS encoding flagellin, giving the protein MSIKHNVASLNSLRHANDAFTKVGNNIEKLTTGQSINKAADGPATLIASERLRGQIVGMQQSLDNAEFSISMVQTAEGSLNEISSMLINIRQLAVHAANEAVNDKPMVEADQSEIEHLLSSIDRIANNTIFGDKKLLDGSNGARGVTVGPGLRFVNATTDTKASPENGYEVDILQVATRAKATGTVPLTAENIGQGINLIINEGNKTAVLDTSRGEIKAEIDKIVENTRQDPQRFPSEEASQNIRTIVLTQLRKKVEESGLKVDVFTDPNGMMVVRHREFGDEPTLSVTSSVAGILSEKENIAMFAEPGKDIEGTIGGEIALGDGQFLTAVEGTKAQGLTIQYDRELGLKEVPVFDENGFEVGVSYVEETNDELVGSPSNPKSEGYVHVSQGSISFQIGPQEGQQAKLSMVDTRTKEMARGIPNESRFTSLSDIDVTTPQGARDTINMVDAAVDEITKIRGVFGSFQKNALENNLNSLKVAEENLTQAESTIRDADMAEQMSQLTGNQILLSSSTAMLAQANQVPQSVLGLITGQGG; this is encoded by the coding sequence ATGAGTATTAAACATAATGTCGCGTCACTTAACTCATTGCGACATGCCAATGATGCGTTCACCAAGGTGGGTAACAATATTGAAAAACTCACGACTGGACAAAGTATTAACAAAGCCGCGGATGGACCTGCCACACTGATTGCGTCTGAACGGCTCCGGGGTCAGATTGTCGGGATGCAACAATCTCTGGACAATGCTGAATTCTCAATTTCAATGGTGCAGACCGCTGAAGGTTCTCTGAATGAAATCAGCTCCATGCTGATCAACATCAGACAATTAGCCGTGCATGCGGCCAACGAAGCTGTCAATGATAAACCAATGGTGGAAGCGGATCAAAGTGAGATTGAACATTTACTCAGTTCCATTGACCGAATTGCCAACAATACCATTTTTGGTGACAAGAAATTGCTTGATGGCAGTAATGGTGCCCGTGGGGTGACCGTTGGACCCGGACTTCGTTTTGTCAATGCGACCACTGACACCAAGGCTTCTCCTGAAAATGGCTATGAAGTGGATATTTTGCAAGTTGCTACCAGGGCCAAAGCCACTGGAACTGTGCCACTCACAGCAGAAAATATTGGGCAAGGAATCAATCTGATTATCAATGAAGGGAACAAAACAGCGGTTCTTGATACCTCGCGGGGTGAAATCAAGGCGGAAATTGATAAAATTGTGGAAAACACCCGGCAGGATCCGCAACGATTTCCCTCAGAAGAGGCGTCACAAAATATTCGGACCATTGTTTTGACCCAGTTGCGTAAAAAGGTGGAAGAATCAGGTTTGAAGGTTGATGTTTTTACAGACCCTAATGGTATGATGGTGGTGCGTCATCGTGAATTTGGTGATGAACCAACATTGTCTGTCACGAGTTCGGTCGCGGGCATTCTCTCTGAAAAAGAAAACATTGCGATGTTTGCCGAACCCGGTAAGGATATTGAAGGAACCATAGGTGGTGAAATCGCACTGGGCGACGGACAGTTTCTAACCGCCGTTGAGGGCACCAAAGCTCAGGGACTGACCATTCAATATGACAGGGAACTGGGTTTGAAAGAAGTTCCGGTGTTTGATGAAAATGGCTTTGAAGTGGGTGTCAGCTATGTCGAAGAAACCAATGATGAACTGGTTGGCAGTCCCAGCAATCCTAAAAGCGAAGGTTATGTCCATGTTTCGCAGGGTTCCATTTCCTTTCAGATTGGCCCTCAGGAAGGACAACAGGCAAAATTGTCGATGGTCGATACCCGAACCAAAGAAATGGCTCGCGGGATTCCGAATGAAAGTCGCTTCACCAGTCTGTCTGATATTGATGTGACCACCCCCCAGGGAGCACGAGATACCATCAACATGGTCGATGCGGCGGTAGATGAAATCACAAAAATTCGGGGTGTTTTTGGATCGTTCCAGAAAAACGCACTGGAAAACAACCTCAACAGTTTAAAAGTTGCTGAGGAAAATTTGACACAGGCGGAATCAACCATCAGAGACGCGGACATGGCAGAGCAAATGTCACAATTGACTGGCAATCAAATTCTGCTTTCATCCAGCACAGCCATGTTGGCACAAGCCAATCAGGTACCACAATCGGTACTCGGATTGATCACCGGACAAGGAGGATGA
- a CDS encoding acetyl-CoA C-acyltransferase translates to MTTDNTKQTAPTTKPPVKKTANSHSTTTEKKAPTVQVSQNSGSKKPIRAVIVAGVRTPFVRAFGPFMKMDTIALGDLAVSALLKQTGLPKKEVESIVWGGVVLPFGAPNLAREIALDLKFPEYTEGMTVTRACASGLQALTLAAAAIERGEADIVIAGGSDSTSNAEIRLPQKLVHALAPFAFGKGKPSDILSVLPQLLPFRDILPSKPEIAERTTGQVMGESAEEMAQRNQISRESQDEFALRSHHRAAAAIASGRFDREVTPVQTEDGSWIHADGLVRGDTSLEKLSKLKPVFAKNGTLTAGNSSPLTDGAAAVLLMSEEKARAMGFKPLACFRSWAYSGVDPSDQLLIGPAISIPKSLDRAGLTLKDMDLVDIHEAFAAQVLSVLKMMASDGFAKVKLGKSKATGEVDIDRLNVHGGSIAIGHPFGATGARMVTTLAHELHERNKQFAVLGICAAGGLGGSAVLERVE, encoded by the coding sequence ATGACAACTGATAATACCAAACAAACAGCACCCACGACCAAACCACCTGTCAAGAAAACAGCAAACAGCCACAGCACAACGACAGAAAAAAAAGCACCAACGGTTCAGGTGTCACAAAACTCTGGTTCCAAAAAACCAATCAGGGCTGTGATTGTGGCTGGTGTCCGAACACCCTTTGTCAGAGCATTCGGCCCCTTCATGAAAATGGATACGATTGCTCTGGGTGATCTGGCCGTAAGCGCACTGCTGAAACAAACCGGTCTGCCCAAAAAAGAAGTGGAAAGCATTGTCTGGGGTGGCGTGGTTCTGCCTTTTGGCGCACCTAATCTGGCGAGGGAAATCGCCTTGGATCTGAAGTTTCCTGAATACACTGAAGGCATGACGGTTACACGAGCCTGCGCTTCCGGCTTACAGGCGCTAACCCTTGCCGCCGCCGCGATTGAACGGGGAGAAGCTGATATTGTGATTGCCGGAGGCTCCGATTCCACCAGTAACGCTGAAATCCGGTTGCCGCAAAAACTGGTTCATGCCTTGGCGCCTTTCGCCTTTGGTAAAGGAAAACCCTCGGATATTTTGAGCGTATTGCCCCAACTGCTTCCTTTTCGTGACATTTTGCCCAGCAAACCAGAAATCGCGGAACGCACCACGGGTCAGGTCATGGGAGAATCCGCGGAAGAAATGGCACAACGCAATCAGATCAGCAGAGAATCCCAGGATGAATTTGCACTCAGATCCCACCATCGTGCGGCCGCGGCCATTGCCTCCGGTCGGTTTGATCGTGAAGTGACTCCTGTCCAGACAGAAGATGGAAGTTGGATTCATGCGGATGGTCTTGTTCGTGGTGACACCAGCCTGGAAAAACTTTCCAAACTCAAACCTGTATTCGCCAAAAACGGGACTTTGACCGCGGGCAATTCCAGTCCGCTGACGGATGGAGCCGCGGCTGTACTGTTGATGAGTGAAGAGAAAGCCCGTGCGATGGGTTTCAAACCGCTGGCCTGCTTTCGAAGTTGGGCTTATTCCGGTGTGGACCCTTCAGACCAATTGCTGATTGGCCCGGCAATTTCCATCCCGAAATCACTGGATCGTGCCGGTCTGACACTCAAAGACATGGATCTGGTAGATATTCATGAGGCCTTTGCCGCACAGGTGCTGAGTGTGCTGAAAATGATGGCAAGTGATGGTTTTGCCAAAGTGAAACTGGGCAAATCAAAAGCCACGGGAGAAGTCGATATAGACCGCTTGAATGTGCATGGCGGGTCCATTGCGATCGGGCATCCCTTTGGCGCCACCGGAGCCAGAATGGTGACCACGCTGGCTCATGAACTTCATGAACGGAACAAACAGTTTGCTGTTCTTGGAATTTGCGCGGCCGGAGGGTTGGGAGGATCAGCCGTTCTGGAACGAGTCGAATGA
- a CDS encoding Hsp20/alpha crystallin family protein, whose protein sequence is MWNNSLSRTVNAMLSLQDALDRAHANDFFGGHTTSRGVNPPVNLFEKDGDVVLVTELPGVHKENIKMEVKENMIRLSGERKLDYSENCSCHRMERGAWKFDRSIKLPFRVDNDKIRAELKNGLLVVSLPRAEQDKPRQIAIN, encoded by the coding sequence ATGTGGAATAATTCACTCTCAAGAACAGTCAATGCAATGCTGTCGTTACAGGATGCGCTTGATCGGGCACATGCCAATGATTTTTTCGGAGGCCACACCACCAGTCGCGGAGTGAATCCGCCTGTAAATCTGTTTGAAAAAGATGGAGATGTGGTGCTGGTTACTGAACTTCCTGGTGTGCATAAGGAAAACATCAAGATGGAGGTGAAGGAAAATATGATCCGGCTATCCGGTGAACGGAAACTGGATTATAGCGAAAATTGCAGTTGTCATCGCATGGAGCGTGGCGCATGGAAATTTGATCGATCCATCAAATTACCCTTCCGGGTTGATAATGATAAAATCAGGGCTGAACTCAAAAACGGCTTGCTGGTGGTTTCTCTTCCCAGAGCCGAACAGGATAAACCACGGCAAATTGCCATCAATTGA
- the minE gene encoding cell division topological specificity factor MinE, with translation MLSSLGKLFRPKQHSAGTAKNRLQLVLAKERIGLSETQLDAMKKDLCDVISKYFEIDGDSLEIEILRKDGQPALSVNTPLGTQLRPKSFNG, from the coding sequence ATGCTCAGTAGCCTGGGAAAACTGTTTCGCCCCAAACAACACAGTGCCGGTACCGCAAAAAATCGTCTCCAACTGGTTCTTGCCAAAGAACGTATCGGCTTGTCTGAAACTCAGTTGGATGCAATGAAAAAAGATCTATGCGATGTGATTTCAAAATATTTTGAAATTGACGGAGATTCACTTGAAATTGAAATTCTTAGAAAAGATGGTCAGCCTGCGCTGTCTGTAAACACCCCCCTGGGAACCCAATTGAGGCCCAAATCATTCAATGGCTAG
- a CDS encoding HlyC/CorC family transporter, translating into MFLLVSSVVLVLALSSMCSLFESVLYSVPESHIETLVSKGHKAGIELKRLRKDIDRPISAILTLNTVANTAGAAVAGFAAAEVYGEAWLVYFSAVFTFCVLVFAEIIPKTIGVRYARELAVWVAFPISWMVLFLTPVVKLSGFITSFINPANDYRGPTPDEIRILTHVGQRAGTIHQFEGEVIKNILNLKDKIAAEIMTPRDHVFSLSAHKNLAEAVEDASDQGYSRIPVYDMDPEDIVGLILQRDLFDATVDGRDDEIKISTLMIAVHFVKENTNAQILFDEFLKRHQHLFVVLDESGRMTGVITLEDILEEIVGKEIVDEFDSEEELQEEVRKRREQIISQTR; encoded by the coding sequence ATGTTCTTACTGGTGTCATCTGTAGTACTGGTTTTAGCACTGTCATCCATGTGTTCATTGTTTGAATCGGTGTTATACTCTGTTCCTGAAAGCCACATTGAAACTCTGGTGAGCAAAGGTCACAAAGCCGGAATTGAACTCAAACGTCTGAGAAAGGACATTGATCGTCCTATTTCCGCCATTCTCACACTCAACACCGTGGCCAACACGGCAGGTGCCGCCGTTGCGGGATTTGCCGCGGCCGAAGTGTATGGGGAAGCATGGCTGGTATATTTTTCTGCGGTATTTACTTTCTGTGTTCTTGTTTTCGCGGAAATTATCCCCAAAACCATTGGCGTGCGCTATGCCCGTGAACTGGCGGTATGGGTTGCGTTCCCCATTTCCTGGATGGTCCTTTTTCTCACTCCGGTCGTGAAACTCAGCGGCTTCATCACTTCCTTCATCAATCCAGCCAACGATTATCGCGGTCCGACACCTGATGAAATCCGTATTCTGACGCATGTCGGCCAACGGGCTGGCACAATCCACCAGTTCGAGGGAGAAGTGATCAAAAATATTCTGAATCTTAAAGACAAGATTGCCGCTGAAATCATGACTCCCAGGGATCATGTTTTTTCGTTGTCAGCACATAAGAATCTGGCGGAGGCTGTGGAAGATGCTTCCGACCAGGGCTATAGCCGTATTCCTGTTTATGACATGGACCCTGAGGATATCGTGGGCCTTATTCTGCAAAGAGACCTGTTTGACGCGACCGTGGATGGTCGTGATGATGAAATTAAAATTTCAACACTCATGATCGCGGTACATTTTGTCAAGGAAAACACCAATGCCCAAATTTTGTTTGATGAATTTCTCAAACGGCATCAACATTTATTTGTCGTATTGGATGAGTCGGGCAGAATGACCGGGGTTATCACGCTGGAAGATATTCTGGAAGAAATTGTCGGCAAGGAAATTGTCGATGAATTTGACTCTGAAGAAGAATTGCAGGAAGAAGTCAGAAAACGTCGGGAGCAGATTATTTCTCAAACCCGCTGA
- a CDS encoding Hsp20/alpha crystallin family protein, giving the protein MSIENKDLNKTEQNVTKKESGEEKTVAGRFYSPPTDIVETDKSLIVNMDMPGVLKENLAIRLENQVLEVEGHIDFSPYQGLNPIYTEYNVGHYTRKFTVSSSINTDKIEASLNDGVLTLTLPKAEKAQPRQIQIS; this is encoded by the coding sequence ATGAGTATCGAAAATAAAGATCTGAATAAAACAGAGCAGAATGTCACCAAAAAGGAATCTGGTGAGGAAAAAACTGTCGCAGGTCGATTTTATAGTCCACCGACAGATATCGTTGAAACCGATAAGTCGCTGATTGTGAATATGGACATGCCGGGAGTCTTGAAGGAAAATCTTGCTATCCGTCTGGAAAACCAGGTGCTGGAAGTGGAGGGACACATTGATTTCAGCCCGTATCAGGGATTGAATCCGATTTATACGGAATACAATGTTGGTCATTACACCCGCAAATTCACTGTATCCAGTTCGATTAATACGGATAAAATTGAAGCATCTCTCAATGATGGCGTTCTGACATTGACTTTGCCCAAGGCGGAAAAAGCACAGCCAAGACAGATTCAGATCAGTTGA
- a CDS encoding DUF4743 domain-containing protein: MSYLYWIHTCNNFDRTRFIPFKAGTHHVGWVRESFLPDLRHFPGIFRVQKDEVRIHSTIQTFEDRTAAMQEVLKYLQQKDLLPALYHELYPACALDSDQPPLFLLERAVVPLFGIRAFGIHLNGIVHKQGRCYMWIARREMTRSSYPGLLDNLVGGGKSHELTLWETMLKEAAEEAGIPHDLASQARGVSAINYCMETKNGLRQDVIVNYDLELPKSFQPYNQDGEVSEFYLWSLDQVQEMVISTKEFKTNCNLVIIDFLIRHGYISPDNPEYLALNQGLHPSFPQT; this comes from the coding sequence ATGAGTTATCTTTACTGGATCCATACCTGCAATAATTTTGATAGAACCCGCTTTATTCCCTTCAAGGCAGGGACTCATCATGTAGGGTGGGTCCGGGAGTCATTTCTCCCGGATTTACGTCATTTCCCCGGCATTTTTCGTGTACAGAAGGATGAAGTACGGATTCATTCTACCATTCAAACATTTGAGGACCGAACCGCCGCCATGCAGGAAGTTCTCAAATACCTTCAACAAAAAGACCTCCTCCCGGCCCTGTATCATGAACTGTATCCAGCCTGTGCCCTTGATTCTGATCAGCCTCCCTTGTTTTTGCTTGAGAGAGCCGTTGTTCCGCTGTTTGGAATTCGTGCGTTCGGCATTCATCTGAATGGTATCGTGCACAAACAGGGACGTTGTTATATGTGGATTGCCCGGCGTGAGATGACACGCTCTTCATATCCGGGACTTTTGGATAACCTCGTTGGCGGTGGCAAATCCCATGAACTGACGCTCTGGGAAACCATGCTCAAGGAAGCGGCAGAAGAAGCTGGCATTCCGCATGATCTGGCTTCTCAGGCACGAGGTGTGAGTGCCATCAATTATTGCATGGAAACCAAAAATGGTCTTCGACAGGATGTGATCGTCAACTATGACCTTGAATTACCCAAGTCGTTTCAGCCTTACAACCAGGATGGCGAAGTTTCTGAATTTTATTTATGGTCTCTGGATCAGGTTCAGGAAATGGTAATCAGTACCAAAGAATTCAAAACAAACTGCAATCTTGTCATCATCGATTTCCTGATCCGTCATGGATACATTTCACCGGACAATCCTGAATATCTGGCACTCAATCAGGGGCTTCATCCATCCTTCCCTCAAACATAA
- a CDS encoding Hsp20/alpha crystallin family protein, with amino-acid sequence MSWKDLITWNQKKDGYNNPVKVDTAMDQHPMVMFHREMDRLFQDFFKDFWSPSTFWGREGGSMFSPKLNVSEDEKQIDVTLEIPGMDEKDIRISLKDDILSIKGTKNQEKEDKQKEYHHIERSYGSFQRSIQLPCEVQADKVQASFKKGVLSVTLPKVENAQSRVRIIPVQGN; translated from the coding sequence ATGTCATGGAAAGATTTGATCACATGGAATCAAAAAAAAGATGGATATAATAATCCTGTCAAAGTTGACACTGCGATGGATCAACACCCGATGGTGATGTTTCATCGTGAAATGGACCGGCTATTTCAGGATTTTTTCAAGGATTTCTGGTCTCCCTCCACTTTCTGGGGCCGAGAGGGCGGCAGCATGTTTTCACCGAAACTGAATGTCAGTGAGGATGAAAAACAGATTGATGTGACTCTTGAAATTCCGGGGATGGACGAAAAGGACATTCGAATTTCCCTGAAGGATGACATTCTGTCCATCAAGGGAACGAAAAATCAGGAAAAAGAAGATAAGCAAAAAGAGTATCACCATATTGAGCGTTCCTATGGTTCGTTTCAACGATCCATTCAGTTGCCTTGTGAAGTACAGGCTGACAAAGTGCAGGCTTCCTTTAAAAAGGGCGTGTTGTCTGTGACGCTTCCCAAAGTTGAGAATGCACAATCCAGAGTACGAATCATCCCTGTTCAGGGCAACTGA
- the minD gene encoding septum site-determining protein MinD: protein MGESIVITSGKGGVGKTTTTANLSTALSSFGKSVVAIDGDIGLRNLDIIMGLENRIVYNLVDVAKKRCSIRQALIRDKRNKNLFLLPSSQVHDKNAVNEDEMREICSELKKEFNYVLIDCPAGIEQGFKNAIAGADRAIVVTTPEVSSVRDADRVIGLLQHHQIPSALVVTRLSLSMVEAGEMMSQDDVMDILAIDLLGVVLEDSDIIVAGNQGIPAVLNENSAAGQAYKRIARRILGEHVPIPSLEQRKGILARLFGK, encoded by the coding sequence ATGGGTGAATCTATTGTTATCACATCAGGAAAAGGCGGTGTAGGAAAAACGACCACCACCGCAAACCTGAGTACCGCCCTGTCCAGTTTCGGCAAAAGTGTGGTCGCCATTGACGGTGACATCGGTTTGCGAAATCTGGACATCATCATGGGACTAGAAAACCGGATTGTTTATAATCTTGTCGATGTCGCAAAAAAACGTTGCAGCATCCGTCAGGCACTGATCCGCGATAAACGTAACAAAAACCTGTTTCTGTTGCCCTCTTCACAAGTGCATGACAAAAACGCGGTGAATGAAGATGAAATGCGTGAAATCTGTTCAGAACTCAAAAAAGAATTCAATTATGTTCTGATTGATTGTCCTGCCGGCATTGAGCAGGGGTTTAAAAATGCCATCGCCGGGGCTGACCGTGCGATTGTGGTCACAACGCCTGAAGTTTCGTCGGTGAGAGATGCTGACAGAGTCATCGGCTTGCTCCAGCACCATCAGATCCCTTCCGCGCTGGTTGTCACACGACTTTCACTCTCGATGGTGGAGGCTGGAGAAATGATGAGTCAGGATGATGTCATGGATATTCTGGCCATTGATTTGCTGGGTGTCGTTCTTGAAGATTCTGATATCATCGTTGCTGGAAATCAGGGAATTCCTGCGGTATTGAACGAAAATTCCGCGGCCGGGCAGGCTTACAAAAGAATTGCCCGCCGTATTTTGGGAGAACATGTTCCCATCCCGTCGCTGGAGCAGAGAAAAGGGATTTTGGCTCGCTTGTTCGGTAAATAA
- a CDS encoding septum site-determining protein MinC — MSSSRKIKKAVEIKGIGDHLALIIHEALPFDQLVNDVRHLINQESAKHFLHGSRIILKSDAKRLSSEEFVMLRDLLSAEGKMELNLSIPPQKTSVAPPLQSEDQASAEKKETPVISGTMLEKQTPSTDEITQGLVLEDALIVRQTLRSGQKIRTSRNVILLGDINPGAEIISAQNIWVYGTIRGLVHAGSEGNEKSTIMGLRLMSGQVRIAHLLAGHHQLREFIGPEIVFVENGEILFDLYPKLR, encoded by the coding sequence ATGAGTTCATCCCGAAAAATTAAAAAAGCTGTTGAGATCAAGGGCATTGGGGATCATTTAGCATTGATTATTCACGAAGCACTGCCATTTGATCAACTGGTGAATGATGTCCGCCATTTGATTAATCAGGAATCAGCCAAGCATTTTTTGCATGGTTCCAGGATCATTCTGAAGTCTGACGCAAAACGGTTGTCGTCTGAAGAATTTGTGATGCTGCGTGATCTTCTGAGTGCTGAGGGCAAAATGGAACTCAATCTGTCCATTCCACCGCAGAAAACCAGCGTTGCGCCCCCTCTTCAGTCTGAAGATCAAGCTTCAGCAGAAAAAAAGGAAACCCCTGTCATCTCAGGCACTATGCTGGAAAAACAAACCCCATCCACGGATGAAATCACTCAGGGACTTGTGCTTGAGGATGCGCTTATTGTCCGGCAAACATTGCGTTCCGGACAAAAAATCAGGACCTCGCGTAATGTGATTCTCCTGGGGGATATCAATCCGGGAGCCGAAATTATTTCAGCGCAGAATATCTGGGTTTATGGAACCATACGTGGACTTGTCCATGCAGGATCTGAAGGAAATGAAAAATCAACCATCATGGGGTTACGGCTTATGTCGGGTCAGGTCCGAATCGCCCATTTGCTTGCCGGACATCACCAGCTCAGGGAATTTATTGGACCTGAAATTGTGTTTGTAGAAAACGGAGAGATCCTGTTTGATCTCTATCCTAAACTTCGTTAA